A part of Carettochelys insculpta isolate YL-2023 chromosome 1, ASM3395843v1, whole genome shotgun sequence genomic DNA contains:
- the LOC142004280 gene encoding coiled-coil domain-containing protein 110-like yields the protein MRHCDGYRKEFAESSGGSKGQETDPLPVSKAPGSCEEAGSDNYTTGTGGQIQPQSALNILQQQLKSFQALRQQTLLNVNMVQSEISEILNKYIIDTKTPQCTPDKLLMTSTSLNMAMTTESPERPLSKKKFHCDKLCTTQSVETNSNNIFGNVVNDVNISHQFSFRATATGKISNSVEPIENKTMVALSNNCKLKDSDKYECVLSTDLEAESMVHPTEKVILDDSEAHTPLLKYNDELHLTDNFNDSIRPLKQELQKSHKQKLAYAFKNQNVSCSQSNVSDMSEKDLEKSAFILCGEKLHLDLKSSEIAEPEESADNNLRLGREFNKDSECDNSQNSMYRATCSIQRETESKNKNKDLHRSNTGVDTIQLNVCSTAMKDKLFMPDGTEKLQKEKEQQLHIKNQRLLKLGNQNFYEVRPDEYTTKMEELQNSLKDSKHLQNLLS from the coding sequence ATGAGACATTGCGATGGATACAGGAAGGAGTTTGCGGAAAGCAGCGGTGGGAGCAAGGGGCAGGAGACGGACCCGCTGCCCGTCTCCAAAGCCCCGGGCAGCTGCGAGGAGGCCGGATCGGATAATTATACAACAGGAACAGGAGGTCAAATCCAGCCGCAGTCAGCACTAAACATCCTTCAACAACAGCTGAAATCATTTCAGGCACTTCGGCAACAGACTCTGCTGAATGTTAACATGGTACAATCTGAAATCAGTGAGATACTGAATAAATATATAATTGACACCAAAACTCCACAGTGTACTCCAGACAAGCTTTTGATGACCAGCACATCTCTCAATATGGCTATGACTACAGAGAGTCCAGAAAGGCCATTGTCTAAGAAGAAATTTCATTGTGATAAACTCTGTACCACTCAATCTGTGGAAACAAATTCTAATAATATCTTTGGAAATGTGGTCAATGATGTAAATATTTCACATCAGTTTTCATTCAGAGCTACAGCAACTGGAAAAATATCAAACTCAGTTGAACCAATTGAAAACAAAACTATGGTTGCTCTAAGTAATAATTGTAAATTGAAGGATTCTGACAAATACGAATGTGTTCTTAGTACTGATTTGGAGGCTGAAAGTATGGTGCATCCAACTGAGAAAGTAATTTTGGATGACTCTGAAGCACATACGCCTCTCCTCAAATATAATGATGAACTTCATTTAACAGACAACTTTAATGATTCTATCAGACCACTGAAACAAGAACTTCAAAAGTCTCACAAACAGAAGCTAGCATATGcatttaaaaatcagaatgtTTCCTGCAGTCAAAGTAATGTTTCTGATATGTCAGAAAAAGACCTGGAAAAATCCGCTTTTATTTTATGTGGAGAAAAACTACATCTGGATTTAAAATCAAGTGAAATAGCAGAACCTGAAGAATCAGCAGATAATAATCTGAGGCTTGGACGAGAATTTAATAAAGACTCTGAATGTGATAATTCACAGAATTCTATGTATAGAGCTACATGCAGTATACAAAGAGAAACAGAAAGcaagaacaaaaataaagatTTGCATAGGTCTAACACTGGTGTCGACACCATCCAATTAAATGTCTGTTCTACAGCTATGAAAGATAAATTATTTATGCCTGATGGCACAGAGAaactacagaaagaaaaagaacaacagCTGCACATTAAAAACCAAAGGTTATTAAAGCTTGGAAATCAGAACTTCTATGAAGTCAGGCCTGATGAGTACACCACAAAAATGGAAGAGTTACAAAATTCCCTGAAAGATTCTAAACACTTGCAAAATCTCCTGAGTTAA